In the genome of Geotrypetes seraphini chromosome 16, aGeoSer1.1, whole genome shotgun sequence, one region contains:
- the LOC117350486 gene encoding olfactory receptor 1509-like has product MAVQNETRVMEFILLGLSSNPDLRVIFFVFFLTMYLGTIAGSLLIMVTIYVDTQLHTPMYFFLSTLSFIDLFFTTVTIPRSLVNLLLPSKTISFSECIAQLFFLHFIGGTECLHLSLMAYDRYVAICNPLRYTTIMTRHVCLLLVLSTWVLGLIHAFAQVFPTIHMPFCGPNKIDHFFCETHALYVLVCSSSLFIEIVDMLNSGLLILCCFLVVSISYTFIISTVLKIRSAEGRQRAFSTCASHLLVVTIHFGSSVFIYLRPSVTFAADKPLSVFYAVVTPFLNPFIYTLRNKEVKKAMKKLGSRKVSFLKIHRI; this is encoded by the coding sequence ATGGCAGTACAGAATGAAACCAGAGTCATGGAGTTCATCCTCCTCGGACTTTCTAGCAATCCAGACTTACGGGTAATATTCTTTGTGTTCTTTCTAACGATGTACCTGGGCACCATAGCTGGAAGTCTTCTCATTATGGTAACTATATATGTGGACACTCAACTGCACACGCCCATGTACTTCTTCCTCAGTACCTTATCTTTCATCGATTTGTTCTTTACCACAGTCACTATCCCTAGATCCCTTGTTAACCTTCTCCTTCCAAGCAAAACCATCTCTTTCAGCGAGTGCATTGCTCAGTTGTTTTTCTTGCATTTCATCGGGGGTACAGAATGCCTTCACCTCAGCCTGATGGCCTATGACCGCTACGTCGCCATCTGCAATCCTTTGCGCTATACCACAATAATGACCAGACACGTCTGTCTGCTGCTGGTACTTTCTACTTGGGTTCTAGGTCTGATTCATGCCTTCGCACAGGTATTTCCAACAATTCATATGCCCTTCTGTGGTCCTAATAAGATAGATCATTTCTTTTGCGAAACCCATGCTTTGTACGTATTGGTTTGCTCAAGTTCCCTTTTCATTGAAATTGTGGATATGCTCAACAGTGGACTCTTAATTCTGTGCTGTTTCTTGGTGGTCTCTATATCTTACACGTTTATCATCTCAACTGTCTTAAAAATTCGTTCAGCTGAGGGAAGACAGAGAGCTTTCTCTACCTGTGCATCTCACCTCTTGGTGGTCACAATCCATTTTGGCTCTTCGGTCTTCATCTACTTGAGGCCCTCGGTGACATTTGCAGCTGACAAACCACTCTCTGTTTTTTATGCTGTCGTGACTCCCTTTCTAAACCCCTTCATTTACACTCTGAGAAACAAGGAGGTGAAAAAGGCAATGAAGAAACTGGGAAGTAGGAAAGTTTCTTTTCTGAAGATACATAGAAtttga
- the LOC117350488 gene encoding olfactory receptor 1509-like: MAMSNETSITQFILLGLSSNSDLQTVIFVQFFVMYLLALVGNLLIIITIYVDSHLHSPMYFLLSNLSFIDLSFATVTVPKFLVSFLMQNKTISFSDCLAQIFFLHLMGAAECFHLSLMAYDRYVAICNPLRYTIIMNRQACLQLVASIWVAGFIHGLVQALPSTQLPFCGPNQIDHFFCDVLPISLLACSNTDIIEMLALINSGLLSLICFLVVSISYTYIISTVLKIRSSEGRKKTFSTCASHLLVVTLFFGPVLFIYMRPSVKFTGDKMVSVFYAIVTPVLNPCIYTLRNKKVKSAMKRLGGRKVSLLETQKN; encoded by the coding sequence ATGGCAATGAGTAATGAAACCAGCATAACACAATTCATCCTTCTAGGACTTTCTAGCAATTCAGATTTACAGACTGTAATCTTTGTACAGTTTTTTGTAATGTACCTGCTCGCCCTAGTTGGGAATCTTCTCATTATAATAACCATATATGTGGACTCTCATCTGCACTCCCCTATGTATTTCCTCCTTAGCAACCTGTCTTTCATAGATTTGTCCTTTGCCACAGTCACTGTTCCCAAATTCCTCGTTAGCTTTCTCATGCAAAACAAAACCATTTCTTTCAGTGACTGCTTGGCTCAAATATTTTTCTTGCATTTAATGGGGGCAGCAGAATGCTTCCACCTGAGCTTGATGGCTTATGACCGCTATGTTGCCATCTGCAATCCTTTGCGATATACCATAATAATGAACAGACAAGCCTGTCTCCAGCTGGTGGCTTCTATATGGGTAGCAGGTTTCATTCATGGTTTAGTTCAGGCACTTCCATCAACTCAGTTGCCCTTCTGTGGTCCTAATCAGATAGATCACTTCTTTTGTGATGTTCTTCCCATATCCTTGTTGGCTTGTTCTAATACTGATATCATTGAAATGCTAGCATTAATTAACAGTGGACTTCTTTCACTCATTTGTTTCTTGGTGGTGTCTATATCTTACACATACATCATCTCCACTGTCTTAAAAATCCGTTCGTCTGAGGGAAGGAAGAAAACCTTCTCTACCTGTGCCTCCCACCTCCTGGTGGTCACCTTGTTTTTTGGCCCCGTTCTCTTCATCTACATGAGACCATCTGTGAAATTTACAGGTGACAAAATGGTCTCCGTTTTCTATGCTATTGTGACCCCTGTGCTAAACCCTTGTATTTATACTCTCAGAAATAAGAAGGTCAAGAGTGCGATGAAAAGGCTAGGAGGTAGGAAAGTATCTTTACTGGAGACGCAGAAAAACTGA
- the LOC117350487 gene encoding olfactory receptor 1509-like: MAMSNETSITQFILLGLSSNSDLQTVIFVQFFVMYLLALVGNLLIIITIYVDSHLHSPMYFLLSNLSFIDLSFATVTVPKFLVSFLMQSKTITFSECLAQIFFLHLMGGTECFHLSLMAYDRYVAICNPLRYTIIMNRQACLQLVASTWVAGLIHALVQALPSTQLPFCGPNEIDHFFCDVLPISLLACSNTNIIEMIALINSGLLSLICFFVVSISYAYIISTVLKIRSSEGRRKTFSTCASHLLVVTLFFGPALFIYMRPSVKFTGDKMVSVFYAIVTPVLNPCIYTLRNKKVKSAMKRLGGRKVSLLEMQKN; this comes from the coding sequence ATGGCAATGAGTAACGAAACCAGCATAACACAATTCATCCTTCTAGGACTTTCTAGCAATTCAGATTTACAGACTGTAATCTTTGTACAGTTTTTTGTAATGTACCTGCTCGCCCTAGTTGGGAATCTTCTCATTATAATAACCATATATGTGGACTCTCATCTGCACTCCCCTATGTATTTCCTCCTTAGCAACCTGTCTTTCATAGATTTGTCCTTTGCCACAGTCACTGTTCCCAAATTCCTCGTTAGCTTTCTCATGCAAAGCAAAACCATTACTTTCAGTGAATGCTTAGCTCAAATATTTTTCTTGCATTTAATGGGGGGGACGGAATGCTTCCACCTGAGCTTGATGGCTTATGACCGCTATGTTGCCATCTGCAATCCTTTGCGATATACCATAATAATGAACAGACAAGCCTGTCTCCAGCTGGTGGCTTCAACATGGGTAGCAGGCCTCATTCATGCTTTAGTTCAGGCACTTCCATCAACTCAGCTGCCCTTCTGTGGTCCTAATGAGATAGATCACTTCTTTTGTGATGTTCTTCCCATATCCTTGTTGGCTTGTTCTAATACTAATATCATTGAAATGATAGCTTTGATCAACAGTGGACTTCTTTCACTCATTTGTTTCTTCGTGGTGTCTATATCATACGCATACATCATCTCCACTGTCTTAAAAATCCGTTCATCTGAGGGAAGGAGGAAAACCTTCTCTACCTGTGCCTCCCACCTCCTGGTGGTCACTTTGTTTTTTGGCCCTGCTCTTTTCATCTACATGAGACCATCTGTGAAATTTACAGGTGACAAAATGGTCTCCGTTTTCTATGCTATTGTGACCCCTGTGCTAAACCCCTGTATTTATACTCTCAGAAATAAGAAGGTGAAAAGTGCAATGAAAAGGCTAGGAGGTAGGAAAGTATCTTTACTGGAGATGCAGAAAAATTGA